In Myxococcus stipitatus, the following are encoded in one genomic region:
- the epsH gene encoding exopolysaccharide biosynthesis glycosyltransferase EpsH: MPAHRPRVLLIAELCNPDWVSVPLEGWSLYRALAEVADVHLVTQVRNRENILKQGVQEGSQFTALDSTPVEKPLDKVGQFMRGTAGVGWTTATALSVLPYYYFEEVLWQRFGQRIKAREFDLVHRYTPISPTTPSTLARRCKKAGVPFVMGPLNGGLPWPKGFGGARRREKEWLSYVRDAYKLMPFYKSTRENAAAIITGSRATRGQVGTPWQDKTVYVPENAIDTRRFGTAKSEGPVELPLRVAFVGRFVPYKGMAMLMEAAAPLIREGKVVLEYIGDGQEMPNLKAQAAREGIESGVTFAGWVKHQELQGRLARNHVFGFPSVREFGGAVVCEAMALGLVPIVMDYGGPGEIVSPATGFAVPMGTPEQIVAGVREVLTKLVADPSVIRPMGERARQRIFKYFTWKAKAEQVLEVYRWVLGERGQPDWGMPLAD; encoded by the coding sequence ATGCCTGCTCATCGACCTCGCGTCCTCTTGATTGCCGAGCTGTGCAACCCCGACTGGGTGAGTGTCCCGCTGGAGGGCTGGTCGCTCTACCGCGCACTCGCCGAGGTGGCGGACGTGCATCTGGTCACCCAGGTGCGCAACCGGGAGAACATCCTCAAGCAAGGGGTGCAGGAGGGCTCGCAGTTCACCGCGTTGGACTCCACGCCGGTGGAGAAGCCGCTCGACAAGGTGGGGCAGTTCATGCGGGGCACGGCGGGCGTTGGCTGGACGACAGCCACGGCGTTGAGCGTGCTGCCCTACTACTACTTCGAGGAAGTGCTGTGGCAGCGCTTCGGCCAGCGCATCAAGGCCCGCGAGTTTGATTTGGTGCACCGCTACACGCCCATCAGCCCCACCACGCCGAGCACGTTGGCGCGGCGCTGCAAGAAGGCCGGGGTGCCCTTCGTGATGGGGCCGCTCAACGGCGGGTTGCCGTGGCCCAAGGGCTTCGGCGGCGCGCGGCGGCGGGAGAAGGAGTGGCTGAGCTACGTGCGGGACGCGTACAAGCTGATGCCCTTCTACAAGTCCACGCGGGAGAACGCGGCGGCCATCATCACCGGCTCGCGCGCGACGCGAGGGCAGGTGGGGACGCCGTGGCAGGACAAGACGGTGTACGTGCCGGAGAACGCCATCGACACCCGGCGCTTCGGCACGGCGAAGTCGGAGGGGCCGGTGGAGCTGCCGCTGCGTGTGGCCTTCGTGGGGCGCTTCGTGCCGTACAAGGGCATGGCCATGCTGATGGAGGCGGCGGCGCCGCTCATCCGCGAGGGCAAGGTGGTGCTCGAGTACATCGGGGATGGGCAGGAGATGCCCAACCTGAAGGCCCAGGCGGCGCGTGAGGGCATCGAGTCGGGTGTGACGTTCGCCGGCTGGGTGAAGCACCAGGAGCTGCAGGGGCGTCTGGCGCGCAACCACGTGTTCGGCTTCCCCAGCGTGCGTGAGTTCGGTGGCGCGGTGGTGTGCGAGGCGATGGCGTTGGGGCTGGTGCCCATCGTGATGGACTACGGCGGCCCAGGCGAAATCGTGAGCCCGGCGACGGGCTTCGCGGTGCCCATGGGGACGCCGGAGCAAATCGTGGCGGGCGTGCGCGAGGTGCTCACGAAGCTGGTCGCGGACCCGTCGGTGATTCGGCCCATGGGTGAGCGGGCCCGGCAGCGCATCTTCAAGTACTTCACCTGGAAGGCGAAGGCGGAGCAGGTGCTGGAGGTGTATCGCTGGGTGCTCGGCGAGCGCGGGCAGCCCGACTGGGGCATGCCGCTGGCGGACTGA